Proteins encoded in a region of the Megalops cyprinoides isolate fMegCyp1 chromosome 3, fMegCyp1.pri, whole genome shotgun sequence genome:
- the ywhag1 gene encoding 14-3-3 protein gamma-1: MVDREQLVQKARLAEQAERYDDMAAAMKSVTELNEALSNEERNLLSVAYKNVVGARRSSWRVISSIEQKTSADGNEKKIEMVRAYREKIEKELEAVCQDVLNLLDNYLIKNCSDTQHESKVFYLKMKGDYYRYLAEVATGEKRATVVESSEKAYSEAHEISKEHMQPTHPIRLGLALNYSVFYYEIQNAPEQACHLAKTAFDDAIAELDTLNEDSYKDSTLIMQLLRDNLTLWTSDQQDDEGGEGNN; the protein is encoded by the exons ATGGTAGATCGTGAGCAGCTGGTTCAGAAAGCCAGGTTGGCTGAACAGGCTGAAAGATATGACGATATGGCAGCTGCCATGAAATCG GTGACGGAACTGAATGAGGCTCTGTCCAATGAGGAGAGGAACCTGCTGTCGGTAGCCTATAAGAACGTGGTGGGGGCACGGCGCTCCTCCTGGCGGGTCATCTCCAGCATCGAGCAGAAGACCTCGGCCGACGGCAACGAGAAGAAGATCGAGATGGTGCGGGCCTACCGCGAGAAGATcgagaaggagctggaggccgTGTGCCAGGATGTGCTCAACCTGCTGGACAACTACCTGATCAAGAACTGCAGCGACACGCAGCACGAGAGCAAGGTCTTCTACCTGAAGATGAAGGGCGACTACTACCGCTACCTGGCCGAGGTGGCCACGGGTGAGAAGAGGGCCACGGTGGTGGAGTCCTCCGAGAAGGCCTACAGCGAGGCCCACGAGATCAGCAAGGAGCACATGCAGCCCACCCACCCCATCCGCCTGGGCCTGGCCCTCAACTACTCCGTCTTCTACTACGAGATCCAGAACGCCCCCGAGCAGGCCTGCCACCTGGCCAAGACCGCCTTCGACGACGCCATCGCCGAGCTGGACACCCTCAACGAGGATTCCTATAAAGACTCCACCCTCATCATGCAGCTACTCCGCGACAACTTGACACTGTGGACGAGCGACCAGCAGGACGACGAGGGAGGGGAGGGCAACAATTAA